One stretch of Armigeres subalbatus isolate Guangzhou_Male chromosome 2, GZ_Asu_2, whole genome shotgun sequence DNA includes these proteins:
- the LOC134210610 gene encoding mediator of RNA polymerase II transcription subunit 14: MTPQPLEQGGAAVAGFIPTGQEMAQRQNLIPLGRLIDFIIQRTYHELTVLAELLPRKTDMERKIEIYNFSASTRQLFIRLLALVKWANSASKVDKSAKIMAFLDKQSLLFMDTADMLSRMARETLVNARLPNFHIPAAVEILTTGTYSRLPSIIRERIVPPDPITTLEKRQTLQRLNQVIQHRLVTGNLLPQLRKFKIENGRVTFKVDHEFEVSLTVMGDGPNIPWRLLDIDILVEDKETGDGKALVHTLQINYIHQLIQGRIVDSPDALAEVYNCLHYFCQSLQLEVLYTQTLRLMRDRLDDHIHVDEYIPGTKLTVSYWRELTNKDPKSELGYRLMIQTDQNDTTKQLAILHIPSIGTKEVDIADRAVRSELLSMERLLVHTVYVRSLARLGDLKTELQLFLKDDDYNIQGTPAMLMVPVLNPCLRAEQIHITVDTHTGMLRCHVPKHLDCPIMPEMQQALNNDRSKLQHLISELRYWITQRRCEKTLQHLPATTQERLPLVFPVDHPIEKIGPHRVYIQLCRHANVILVVELKAKESSPNEMTYTFYLVLVKPSSMEDSQASDQDHPHASTSSSASQSGPGSVPPGGPPSVSSVTAGGTSQTSTTANAPENDEMPKMYLKVQALVEFDTFVATHGPGTYVDEESAGSKRKLSSGDGPSAKQAKTLYPAYFIPELAHVVAMCDEKLPFVELAKELTRRKIPHGGVQVEANATSLVLKLLTLPQPKPPVIPVSSSAAAAAASQSGPDQKPPEPKVVSVPKIEKDVWNALLKRLLSVSVRAQMNKTIQTRNWTTELVFYGSPLTSTHHKEQCKRRAVYLTYDMLSVDSIDKIVDLILNDWSKIVYLYTLVHDFREQIKNDKYNLQNIVTIKSYSYTSLLLGYGPNKEVNVNIYWDIEAKEFKMVFTGGNSAINAHSMMRDQLQAHLNHNYDLAQIVHLLHETYQPLSSIAKLPIIPHLAILQSPKIPVLSFCIIPQSPTLLRISFQGVYCLEVRLRGSGLCSIRDGAYSRFDRSHVVEEFTPTQGLKGFLSKYVDESAVYRRRSQSEDDNPPSPITMEDPHGGPASVGSAFLSGGGMRGPQSPRDPGLRFAAPLTPPSGSNPHTPASPHPQGMGGSQNHPNFNMTSPPAPHMPHPSPSGGLMPSSPLNPQPSPMASHSPGPTNLPYMSGHTDSPFSAHSPAASNWPGSPGMPRPSPRPGQSPDHKAQTPHHNTSRVLPARSWAGAIPTLLTHEALDTLCRATVHPQKEIPGPELSPLERFLGSVFMRRQLQRIIHQEDNLTAITSNEPGVVLFKADNLQYQVFLNPNHMQSLHMKVSQAPMAPTMDGKPPYQWAPEDLQILEQFFDQRVAAPPYRPAVVTSFTRMLNLPSQVMKDFIQIMRLDLIPELGQGNKWNVQFILRMPPSATPIVPVGTTTILSHRQKILFFIQITRIPYLPNMEWKDSVTMLLPMVYDMTVNHTQLAERREQVVPQLTSAVSAHLRRFVECTVLQPGECSLFPAVRDLLMNLTLPNEQPPPGQMGNQTVAISVITPMGGQIAPSPVGGQVGSSPNPMMHSPMQMGAGGQQANYPGMVGGGGPPGGPIGPGAGGPN, encoded by the exons ATGACACCACAGCCACTGGAGCAGGGAGGAGCGGCCGTCGCCGGCTTCATCCCAACAGGACAGGAAATGGCGCAGCGACAAAATTTGATTCCGCTTGGTAGGCTGATCGATTTTATCATCCAGAGGACGTACCATGAGCTAACGGTGTTGGCAGAATT ATTGCCGCGCAAGACGGATATGGAGCGCAAAATCGAGATCTACAACTTTTCGGCTAGCACCCGGCAGCTGTTCATCAGGCTCTTAGCCCTGGTAAAATGGGCCAATTCCGCATCCAAGGTAGACAAATCGGCCAAAATTATGGCCTTTCTGGACAAACAGTCCCTTCTGTTCATGGACACGGCCGACATGCTGTCGCGGATGGCACGTGAAACATTGGTCAATGCACGGCTACCGAACTTCCACATCCCGGCGGCAGTGGAAATCCTGACCACTGGAACTTATTCACGTTTACCGTCAATCATCCGAGAACGGATCGTGCCACCGGATCCGATCACTACCTTGGAGAAGCGTCAGACCTTGCAGCGGTTGAATCAGGTCATTCAGCACCGGCTGGTGACTGGAAATTTGCTGCCTCAGTTGAGAAAGTTCAAGATCGAAAATGGTCGAGTTACCTTCAAGGTAGATCACGAATTCGAAGTGTCGCTAACGGTGATGGGCGATGGTCCGAACATCCCGTGGCGTCTTCTTGatattgatattttggtggagGACAAAGAGACCGGCGATGGCAAGGCCCTGGTTCACACATTGCAGATTAACTACATTCATCAGTTGATTCAGGGTCGGATCGTCGACAGTCCGGACGCCTTGGCAGAAGTCTACAACTGTCTCCACTACTTCTGTCAATCGCTACAACTCGAAGTTCTGTACACGCAGACGCTGCGTTTGATGCGTGACCGTTTGGACGATCACATCCACGTCGACGAGTACATTCCGGGCACCAAACTAACGGTTTCCTACTGGCGCGAGCTGACCAACAAAGATCCTAAATCGGAACTGGGGTACCGTCTAATGATTCAAACGGATCAGAATGATACGACCAAGCAATTGGCAATTTTGCATATTCCCTCGATTGGCACCAAAGAAGTAGACATTGCGGACCGTGCCGTTCGATCCGAACTATTGTCAATGGAGCGGCTTCTGGTGCACACGGTTTACGTTCGTTCGTTGGCCCGCTTGGGTGATCTCAAAACAGAACTGCAGCTCTTCCTCAAGGACGACGACTACAACATCCAAGGAACTCCGGCCATGCTGATGGTTCCCGTTCTGAATCCGTGCTTACGCGCAGAACAAATCCACATTACCGTTGACACGCATACGGGCATGCTCCGGTGTCACGTCCCGAAGCATTTAGATTGCCCGATCATGCCTGAGATGCAGCAGGCACTGAACAACGACCGCAGCAAGTTGCAACACCTGATCTCAGAACTGCGCTACTGGATCACACAGCGTCGGTGCGAGAAGACGCTCCAGCACCTGCCCGCTACGACGCAGGAACGGTTACCTCTGGTGTTTCCTGTGGATCATCCGATCGAAAAAATCGGACCCCATCGGGTTTACATCCAGCTGTGTCGGCATGCGAATGTCATTTTG GTCGTCGAACTCAAAGCTAAAGAGTCAAGTCCCAATGAAATGACTTACACCTTCTATCTTGTGCTGGTAAAACCATCTTCGATGGAAGACAGCCAAGCGTCGGATCAAGACCATCCGCACGCATCCACATCCAGCTCAGCGAGTCAATCAGGGCCAGGCTCCGTCCCTCCAGGAGGACCTCCCAGCGTATCCAGTGTTACAGCTGGCGGAACATCGCAAACATCAACCACCGCCAACGCCCCGGAAAACGACGAAATGCCGAAAATGTACCTCAAGGTTCAGGCCCTGGTCGAGTTTGACACTTTCGTTGCGACTCATGGTCCAGGAACGTACGTCGACGAGGAATCGGCTGGATCGAAACGCAAATTATCCTCCGGTGATGGACCCTCCGCCAAGCAAGCGAAAACCCTCTATCCAGCGTATTTCATACCGGAACTGGCACACGTGGTGGCCATGTGCGACGAAAAGCTACCATTTGTTGAATTGGCCAAGGAGCTCACGCGTCGCAAGATTCCACATGGCGGCGTTCAGGTTGAAGCAAATGCGACCTCCTTGGTCCTCAAGCTGCTGACGCTGCCTCAGCCGAAGCCACCGGTAATTCCTGTATCCAGCAGTGCAGCAGCTGCCGCGGCATCGCAATCCGGACCGGACCAGAAACCACCAGAACCGAAGGTCGTCAGCGTTCCGAAAATCGAGAAGGATGTCTGGAATGCACTGTTGAAGCGATTACTTTCGGTATCGGTGCGTGCTCAAATGAACAAAACCATTCAAACTCGGAACTGGACGACCGAGTTGGTGTTCTATGGATCACCGTTGACCAGCACACATCACAAGGAGCAGTGCAAGAGACGTGCGGTTTACCTGACCTACGATATGCTGtcggttgattcgatagacaaAATCGTTGATTTGATTCTGAACGACTGGTCTAAGATCGTCTATCTTTACACGCTGGTCCACGACTTCCGCGAGCAAATCAAAAACGACAAATACAACCTGCAGAACATCGTCACCATCAAGTCGTACAGTTACACAAGTCTTCTTCTGGGCTACGGGCCGAACAAGGAGGTGAATGTGAACATCTATTGGGACATCGAAGCCAAGGAGTTCAAAATGGTGTTCACCGGAGGCAACAGCGCCATCAACGCGCACTCTATGATGCGCGATCAGTTGCAAGCCCACCTTAATCACAACTACGACCTGGCGCAGATCGTCCATCTTCTTCATGAAACATACCAACCCCTTTCCTCCATCGCCAAACTGCCAATCATACCACATCTGGCCATCTTACAATCTCCCAAGATTCCCGTCCTATCGTTCTGCATTATTCCGCAATCCCCAACTCTGTTGAGAATTTCCTTCCAAGGAGTCTACTGTCTGGAGGTACGTCTCCGAGGATCCGGACTCTGCTCCATTCGAGATGGTGCCTACAGTCGGTTCGATCGAAGTCACGTCGTTGAAGAATTCACGCCCACTCAAGGCCTGAAAGGATTCCTATCCAAGTACGTAGACGAATCGGCCGTTTATCGGCGCCGATCGCAATCCGAAGATGACAACCCACCGTCTCCCATCACCATGGAAGATCCCCACGGTGGGCCAGCCTCCGTTGGATCCGCTTTTCTCAGCGGCGGCGGCATGCGAGGTCCCCAAAGCCCTCGCGATCCGGGGCTTCGTTTTGCCGCACCACTCACACCCCCTTCGGGATCTAATCCGCACACACCGGCCTCGCCGCATCCACAGGGTATGGGTGGAAGCCAAAATCATCCCAACTTCAACATGACCTCACCGCCGGCTCCACATATGCCGCATCCTTCGCCGAGCGGAGGTCTGATGCCGTCTTCCCCGTTAAATCCGCAACCCAGTCCGATGGCGTCGCATTCTCCGGGACCGACCAACCTGCCGTACATGTCCGGCCACACCGACAGCCCATTCAGCGCACATTCACCGGCAGCTTCCAACTGGCCGGGTTCGCCGGGCATGCCGAGACCGTCTCCCCGACCGGGTCAAAGCCCTGACCATAAAGCGCAGA CACCCCATCACAACACCTCACGAGTGCTCCCGGCTCGATCTTGGGCTGGTGCTATACCGACTCTTCTAACGCACGAGGCTCTAGATACGCTTTGTCGCGCCACAGTGCACCCCCAGAAGGAAATACCCGGTCCGGAACTCAGCCCGCTGGAACGGTTCCTTGGATCGGTATTCATGCGTAGGCAGCTCCAGCGAATCATTCATCAGGAAGACAAC TTAACGGCCATCACATCCAACGAGCCGGGTGTTGTCCTCTTCAAGGCGGACAATCTGCAGTACCAGGTGTTCCTGAACCCCAACCACATGCAGTCGCTTCACATGAAGGTCAGCCAGGCCCCGATGGCCCCGACTATGGATGGCAAACCGCCCTATCAGTGGGCTCCGGAAGATCTCCAAATACTGGAGCAATTCTTCGACCAACGTGTCGCCGCTCCGCCGTACCGACCGGCCGTCGTGACCAGCTTCACCCGCATGCTGAACCTGCCGTCCCAGGTGATGAAAGACTTCATCCAGATCATGCGCCTCGACCTGATCCCCGAACTGGGCCAGGGCAACAAATGGAATGTGCAATTCATTCTCCGTATGCCACCGTCGGCAACGCCGATCGTTCCCGTTGGAACCACCACTATTCTGTCCCATCGTCAGAAAATTCTGTTCTTCATCCAAATCACCCGGATTCCGTACCTTCCAAACATGGAGTGGAAGGACTCGGTCACCATGCTGCTCCCGATGGTTTACGATATGACCGTGAACCATACCCAGCTGGCGGAGCGGCGCGAACAGGTCGTTCCGCAGCTGACCAGCGCCGTTAGCGCCCATCTCAGAAGGTTCGTCGAATGCACCGTGCTCCAGCCGGGAGAATGCTCTCTGTTCCCGGCCGTGCGCGATCTGCTGATGAACCTAACACTACCGAACGAGCAACCACCGCCAGGACAGATGGGAAATCAG ACCGTGGCGATAAGCGTCATAACGCCCATGGGAGGTCAAATTGCTCCGTCGCCAGTAGGCGGGCAGGTTGGATCGAGTCCGAACCCGATGATGCACTCCCCGATGCAGATGGGAGCCGGAGGGCAACAAGCCAACTACCCCGGAATGGTGGGAGGTGGGGGCCCACCTGGCGGCCCGATAGGTCCCGGCGCCGGCGGACCGAATTAA